The window GGAACTCGAGAACGCGGCCCCGGCGCAACTCGCGCAATGGTTCGCCCCCGTCTTCGTGCAGCAGGTGGATCCCGCCGCGGACTACCCGCCCGATGATGATCGCGTCGGGCGCGTGTGGCTCGATGGCACACCGGACGTCGTGGCTGTTCATGTGGACACGACAGCGCCGGTCGTCTACTGGTCACACCAGGTGGCGAAGGTCGAGCAGCGACGCTACGACCAGTTGGTATACGTCGCGTGGTACCCGCGCCATCCGGCAATGTCTGACAATGATCCCTCGGCCGGCAACATCGATGGCGTCGTTGTACGTCTCACGCTGGATCGACATCATCGCCCCGCCGTCTATGAATTCGTGCGGAGTTGCGGCTGCTATCACACTCTGTGGGTGGCCGAATTCGTGGAAGCAGCAGCGCGGGCGGAGTACGGTCCTCCGACAGCCGCGCAGCAGTTCGCCGTACAACGCACCGGCACAAAGCGTGAACTGTTCATGCCGGAACTCGTGCCGGATGACGGGGCGCGGCCGCACCGGCCGATCGCGTATGTCAGCGCCGGATACCATTTGCTGATGCGTATCCATCCGCTGACAGACGAGGATCTGGCCGGCGAGATCACACGCGAATACACGTACCAACTGCGCCCCTACGACGAATTGACGCGTTTGCCACTCGGAGACGGCGTGGCAAGCATGTTTGGCAGCGACGGTCTCGTGCATGACGCGGGGCGTCGTGAAGGCTGGCTGCTAGCGCCGACCGGGATGCTCAGTGCCGGCCAGCCACGTCAGTTGGGAACCATGAAGATCCGCATGGACGCCTACGATTACGACGATCCGCGATTGCTCGAACGCAACCTGCGATTGCCGGCGGATTTTTGAGGACGCAACCGGATGCTCTCACGCCTGCGAACCTGTGCGGGTACCGCGCCAGACGATCGGCCGGCGTGTGAGCATCCACCACCACGACCGCAACAGGATGGCACCCACGACAACCACCGAGACGGGATAGAGCCACAAGTATCGGCGGTCGCAACGGCACAAGCCCCACGCACGGTAGCTGACCGAATAGACAGCGACGAAATGCAGCCACAGCAACACAATGAACACCAGCGTCAGGCGATCATCCGGCCAGCCATGGCGGACAACATGGAGTGCCGCGAGCGGCGCGCCGACGCTCGGCAGCAACGATCCGCCTGCAAGCGAAACCATGCTCGCCAGCAACTTCCAGCGCCGTTGCAGGGCGCCGATGAAGATGCGCGTCCAGCCGTTATAGGTCTCGCGGAAGTTCGTATACATCCGCACCGCAACGATCTCCGGGCCGAGTGCTGTTCGCAACCGCAGGCCAAAACGCTTCGCGTGCTGCGCCAACGGGATATCTTCAATCACCGTGTCGCGGGCGCAGTCGTGCCCCCCCATCGCCAGGTAACGCTCCCGGCGTCCAAGAACGAATTGTCCATTGGCGTATGCGAGCGAAGACGACGCCTGGTTTGCTCGAAACGGCGGAAACCAGTAGAGAATCAACGCGCCGCACAGCGGGATGAGCATGTGCTCCCAGAACGAGCGATGATCGGCGGCAATCCACAACGTCAGCAAATCGGCGTTGTGCTGTTCCGCGTGTTCGACGGCCCCCGCGAGCCCGCCGGGATCAAAACGGCAGTCAGCATCGGCAAAGAGTACCCACGGCGAACTGGCAAGTTCTCCGCCGCGCTGACAAGCATGCGCCTTGCCAGCCCATCCGGCGGGCAAGGCGTCGATACGCACAACGCGGAGCCGCTGGTCTCCTTCGGCGGCGGCGCTGGCGACCGCCGCGGTATCATCATCCGAGCGATCATCCACAACGATGAGTTCGCGAACGACAGGCCCTTGCGAGAGCACGGTTCGCACGCACTCGGCCAGTCGCTCGCTTTCGTTCCGGGCAGGAATGACGACCGACAAACAGCCGTCGCGTGCGGCACCGGACGCGGGTGCGACGTACAGCCCCAGTGGCCGGGCGAGCGACAGCAGCACATGCCGTACCCACCAGCCCGCCACGACGACGCCATAGAACCCGATTGCGATCCACCACACCGACACGAGCGACTCCCTGTGTATCGAAAGTACTTGCCCAGCCACGCTGA is drawn from uncultured Ilyobacter sp. and contains these coding sequences:
- a CDS encoding glycosyltransferase family 2 protein — protein: MSVWWIAIGFYGVVVAGWWVRHVLLSLARPLGLYVAPASGAARDGCLSVVIPARNESERLAECVRTVLSQGPVVRELIVVDDRSDDDTAAVASAAAEGDQRLRVVRIDALPAGWAGKAHACQRGGELASSPWVLFADADCRFDPGGLAGAVEHAEQHNADLLTLWIAADHRSFWEHMLIPLCGALILYWFPPFRANQASSSLAYANGQFVLGRRERYLAMGGHDCARDTVIEDIPLAQHAKRFGLRLRTALGPEIVAVRMYTNFRETYNGWTRIFIGALQRRWKLLASMVSLAGGSLLPSVGAPLAALHVVRHGWPDDRLTLVFIVLLWLHFVAVYSVSYRAWGLCRCDRRYLWLYPVSVVVVGAILLRSWWWMLTRRPIVWRGTRTGSQA